A DNA window from Citrobacter tructae contains the following coding sequences:
- the mgtE gene encoding magnesium transporter has protein sequence MSVINKNSARLRDEERARLIWLLTTDKAIISTLLGKLTLAEQYDVGTLADDIAEVGALVAHLPPPDLADTLEALPSEERHALWRLIQSDKRGYVLLEASENVWDDLIDEMSDRELLDALQYLDIDEQIYVVQHLPRNLTGRLLATLPAEERARVRQVMHYEKNRVGAIMEFEVITVRPDVTLEVVQRYLRRLGKMPENTDKLFVTDRNKVLVGELTLTCILLNDVQRRVSEVMEDDPLTFAPEDIAEHAARTFERDNLVSAAVVDPTGKLMGRLTIDEIVDVVYEETDTDLRRMGGLSAGEDVFAPVTKAVKTRWAWLAVNLCTAFIASRVIDGFEHTISQLVALASLMPIVAGIGGNTGNQTITMIVRALALQNIQPGNLTFLILREMGVALINGLVWGGIMGGITWWLYDDIALGGVMTLAMMLNLLMAAVMGVIIPMTMVKLGRDPAVGSSVMITAITDTGGFFIFLGLATLFLM, from the coding sequence ATGTCCGTAATAAACAAAAATAGCGCCAGGCTACGTGATGAAGAACGTGCACGTCTAATCTGGTTACTGACCACAGATAAAGCCATTATTTCAACGCTACTGGGCAAGCTTACCCTGGCTGAGCAATATGACGTCGGTACTCTGGCCGACGATATTGCTGAGGTAGGGGCGCTGGTGGCCCATTTGCCGCCACCCGATCTTGCCGATACCCTCGAAGCATTACCCTCTGAAGAACGTCACGCGCTGTGGCGCTTGATCCAAAGCGACAAGCGTGGCTATGTGCTGCTGGAAGCATCAGAAAACGTCTGGGACGACCTGATCGACGAAATGTCCGATCGGGAATTGCTCGACGCGCTGCAATACCTCGACATCGATGAGCAGATCTACGTGGTGCAGCATTTACCGCGTAACCTGACCGGTCGACTGCTGGCGACGTTACCGGCGGAGGAGCGCGCACGCGTGCGCCAGGTGATGCACTACGAGAAGAATCGCGTCGGTGCGATTATGGAGTTCGAAGTCATTACCGTGCGTCCGGACGTGACGCTGGAGGTGGTTCAGCGCTACCTGCGACGACTGGGTAAAATGCCGGAGAATACCGATAAACTCTTCGTTACCGATCGCAATAAAGTTCTCGTTGGTGAACTGACATTAACCTGCATTCTGCTCAATGACGTGCAGCGCAGAGTCAGTGAAGTGATGGAAGACGATCCGCTCACCTTTGCCCCGGAAGATATCGCCGAGCACGCTGCGCGTACCTTTGAACGTGACAACCTGGTCAGTGCGGCGGTGGTGGACCCCACCGGTAAGTTAATGGGACGATTAACCATCGATGAGATCGTCGATGTGGTGTATGAAGAAACCGACACCGACCTGCGTCGAATGGGGGGCTTAAGTGCCGGAGAAGATGTCTTTGCCCCGGTCACTAAAGCGGTAAAAACCCGTTGGGCATGGTTGGCGGTCAATCTCTGTACTGCGTTTATCGCGTCGCGCGTGATCGACGGCTTTGAACACACGATTTCACAGCTGGTGGCGCTGGCGTCGTTAATGCCCATTGTGGCGGGGATCGGCGGCAACACCGGCAATCAGACCATTACCATGATTGTCCGCGCGCTGGCGCTGCAAAATATTCAGCCGGGAAACCTGACGTTCCTGATCCTGCGTGAAATGGGTGTGGCGCTGATTAACGGCCTTGTCTGGGGCGGGATCATGGGCGGCATCACTTGGTGGCTGTACGATGACATTGCGCTCGGTGGTGTGATGACCCTGGCGATGATGCTCAATTTGCTGATGGCGGCAGTGATGGGCGTTATCATTCCGATGACGATGGTTAAGCTTGGGCGCGACCCGGCGGTCGGCTCAAGCGTGATGATCACCGCCATCACCGACACCGGTGGATTCTTTATTTTTCTCGGTCTGGCAACGCTGTTTTTGATGTAG
- a CDS encoding SulP family inorganic anion transporter, which translates to MSATHSSLATAAEHSVGVVLRKPRLLMRETLAGVVTALALIPEVISFSVIAGVDPNVSLIASVVLCLAMSFLGGRPAMVTAAAGSVALVIGPMVHQHGVQYILPAVVLAGIIQILFGVLGMARLMRFIPTAVMTGFVNALGILILFAQVPHFWSKSPIIWGLFVLTLLIVLWVPRFIKSIPAPLIAIVLLTIFTVTSGQLLPTVGDEGSMSGGLPGLTPLLVPLNLQTLAIIWPCALSIAFVGLMESLLTARLVDDLTVTPSNKNRESAGLGIANILAGFYGGIAGCAMIGQTIVNVEMGKGRSRVSTFAAGLVLLLLVTALSDVMAKIPMSVLAGIMVIVAMKTFSWHSIQPTALKQAPVTETLVMFVTVAATVSTGNLAIGVVAGVLSMLVLPRIIRGKRSTTSKTALPDREK; encoded by the coding sequence ATGTCTGCGACTCATTCATCCCTCGCCACAGCAGCGGAGCATTCCGTCGGCGTTGTGCTACGTAAACCCCGCCTGCTGATGCGCGAAACGCTGGCCGGCGTGGTCACGGCTCTGGCGCTGATCCCGGAAGTCATTTCCTTTTCTGTCATCGCCGGTGTGGACCCTAACGTCAGCCTGATTGCTTCAGTTGTCCTGTGTCTGGCGATGTCCTTTTTAGGCGGTCGTCCTGCCATGGTTACCGCCGCAGCCGGATCGGTTGCGCTGGTGATTGGCCCGATGGTGCATCAACACGGCGTACAGTACATCCTGCCTGCGGTTGTGCTGGCCGGGATTATCCAAATCCTGTTTGGCGTATTGGGAATGGCGCGTTTGATGCGTTTTATCCCTACCGCCGTGATGACCGGTTTTGTTAACGCGCTGGGCATATTGATTTTATTTGCTCAGGTTCCGCACTTCTGGAGTAAAAGCCCGATAATCTGGGGGCTATTTGTCCTGACACTGCTGATCGTGTTGTGGGTGCCACGGTTTATTAAAAGCATTCCCGCGCCGCTGATTGCCATCGTGCTGCTGACGATATTCACTGTCACCAGCGGGCAACTGTTACCGACCGTCGGTGACGAAGGTTCAATGAGCGGCGGCCTGCCAGGATTAACGCCGTTACTCGTACCGCTCAATCTGCAAACGCTGGCGATTATCTGGCCTTGCGCGCTGAGTATTGCTTTTGTCGGTTTGATGGAGTCGCTGTTGACCGCCCGTCTGGTGGATGACCTGACGGTTACGCCGTCGAATAAGAATCGCGAGAGTGCCGGGCTGGGGATAGCCAATATTCTGGCCGGGTTTTACGGCGGCATTGCGGGATGCGCTATGATTGGTCAGACAATTGTTAACGTTGAGATGGGCAAAGGACGCAGTCGCGTCTCCACCTTCGCCGCCGGACTGGTATTACTGCTGCTGGTCACTGCGTTAAGCGACGTGATGGCGAAAATCCCCATGTCGGTACTGGCAGGCATTATGGTCATTGTGGCGATGAAAACTTTCAGCTGGCACAGCATTCAGCCCACCGCGCTAAAACAAGCGCCGGTCACCGAAACGCTGGTGATGTTCGTTACCGTTGCCGCGACGGTGTCGACCGGCAACCTGGCGATTGGTGTAGTTGCCGGGGTGTTGTCGATGCTGGTCCTGCCGCGCATCATCAGAGGCAAACGCTCCACTACATCAAAAACAGCGTTGCCAGACCGAGAAAAATAA
- the mqo gene encoding malate dehydrogenase (quinone), producing MKKVTAMLFTMALGLNVVSMTAKAKAVEEQETDVLLIGGGIMSATLGTYLQALEPQWSMTMVERLDGVAEESSNGWNNAGTGHSALMELNYTPKKADGTVSIEKAVEINEAFQISRQFWAYQVNNDVMHDPRSFITTVPHMSFVWGDENVNFLRARYKALQQSSLFRGMRYSEDHAQIKEWAPLVMEGRDPNQKVAATRTEIGTDVNYGEITRQLIASLQKKPNFALQLSTEVRGFKRNADNSWTVTVADLKNNEAEHDIKAKFVFIGAGGAALKLLQETDIPEAKGYAGFPVGGQFLVAENPDVVNRHLAKVYGQASVGAPPMSVPHIDTRILDGKRVVLFGPFATFSTKFLKNGSLWDLLSSTTTSNFMPMVNVGLDNFDLVKYLVSQVMLSDDDRFAALQEYYPQAKKEDWRLWQAGQRVQIIKSDEDKGGVLRLGTEVVSDKDGTIAALLGASPGASTAAPIMLHLMEKVFKDKVASPEWQAKLKTIIPSYGTKLNGNVEATEQELQYTSEVLGLKYDKPQAADETPQPQLKPQAQPQPEQKAVADIAL from the coding sequence ATGAAAAAAGTGACTGCCATGCTCTTCACCATGGCCTTGGGGCTGAATGTTGTCTCTATGACGGCAAAAGCGAAAGCGGTGGAAGAGCAGGAAACGGATGTACTGTTGATTGGTGGCGGTATTATGAGCGCCACGTTAGGCACCTATTTACAGGCGCTGGAACCACAATGGTCAATGACCATGGTTGAGCGACTGGATGGCGTTGCCGAGGAGAGTTCAAACGGCTGGAACAATGCCGGCACCGGCCACTCGGCACTGATGGAGCTGAACTACACGCCTAAAAAAGCTGACGGTACCGTCAGCATTGAAAAGGCCGTCGAAATTAACGAAGCCTTCCAGATTTCCCGTCAGTTTTGGGCCTATCAGGTCAACAACGACGTGATGCATGATCCGCGTTCATTTATCACTACCGTGCCACATATGAGCTTCGTCTGGGGTGATGAGAACGTCAACTTCCTGCGCGCGCGTTATAAAGCCCTTCAACAGAGCTCTCTGTTCCGTGGTATGCGCTATTCCGAAGATCACGCACAGATCAAAGAGTGGGCGCCACTGGTGATGGAAGGGCGCGATCCAAATCAGAAAGTGGCGGCGACGCGTACAGAGATTGGTACTGACGTCAACTACGGTGAAATTACGCGTCAGCTGATTGCCTCGTTGCAGAAAAAGCCCAACTTTGCGCTGCAGCTAAGCACCGAAGTGCGTGGTTTTAAACGCAATGCGGATAACAGCTGGACGGTCACGGTTGCTGATCTGAAAAACAACGAAGCGGAACACGACATTAAGGCTAAGTTTGTCTTTATTGGTGCTGGTGGTGCTGCGCTGAAGCTGTTGCAGGAAACTGACATCCCGGAAGCGAAAGGTTACGCCGGATTCCCGGTTGGCGGGCAGTTCCTGGTAGCGGAAAACCCGGACGTGGTGAATCGCCATCTGGCAAAAGTATACGGTCAGGCCTCTGTTGGTGCACCTCCGATGTCCGTGCCGCACATTGATACCCGCATTCTGGATGGCAAACGCGTGGTGCTGTTTGGGCCATTTGCGACATTCTCCACCAAGTTCCTGAAAAACGGTTCATTGTGGGATCTGCTGAGCTCGACGACCACGTCGAACTTTATGCCGATGGTCAACGTGGGTCTGGATAACTTCGATCTGGTGAAATACCTGGTAAGCCAGGTGATGCTCAGCGACGACGACCGCTTTGCTGCGCTGCAGGAATACTACCCGCAGGCGAAGAAAGAAGACTGGCGTTTGTGGCAGGCTGGCCAGCGCGTACAGATCATCAAAAGTGATGAAGATAAGGGCGGCGTGTTGCGCCTGGGTACCGAAGTGGTGAGTGATAAAGACGGTACGATTGCTGCGCTGCTGGGCGCGTCACCGGGTGCGTCAACCGCGGCACCGATCATGCTGCATCTGATGGAAAAAGTGTTTAAAGATAAAGTCGCTAGCCCGGAGTGGCAGGCGAAGCTGAAAACGATTATTCCGTCCTATGGCACGAAGCTGAACGGTAACGTTGAGGCCACGGAACAAGAGCTGCAGTACACCAGTGAAGTTTTGGGTCTGAAATATGACAAGCCGCAGGCGGCTGACGAAACGCCTCAACCGCAGTTA